One part of the Arabidopsis thaliana chromosome 4, partial sequence genome encodes these proteins:
- the CYP702A5 gene encoding cytochrome P450, family 702, subfamily A, polypeptide 5 (''cytochrome P450, family 702, subfamily A, polypeptide 5'' (CYP702A5); FUNCTIONS IN: electron carrier activity, monooxygenase activity, iron ion binding, heme binding; INVOLVED IN: biological_process unknown; LOCATED IN: endomembrane system; CONTAINS InterPro DOMAIN/s: Cytochrome P450 (InterPro:IPR001128), Cytochrome P450, E-class, group IV (InterPro:IPR002403), Cytochrome P450, conserved site (InterPro:IPR017972); BEST Arabidopsis thaliana protein match is: cytochrome P450, family 702, subfamily A, polypeptide 6 (TAIR:AT4G15396.1); Has 24383 Blast hits to 24330 proteins in 1391 species: Archae - 48; Bacteria - 2944; Metazoa - 9930; Fungi - 4080; Plants - 6481; Viruses - 3; Other Eukaryotes - 897 (source: NCBI BLink).) has product MVEVYEFWAVIVSLIVVKLCHWIYQWKNPKGNGKLPPGSMGYPIIGETFEFMKLHDAIQLPTFVKEKLLRHGPVFRTSLFGGKVIISTDIGLNMEIAKTNHIPGMPKSLERLFGATNLFVNKDTHKHARSLTNQFLGSQALKLRMIQDIDFLARTHMKEGARKGCLDVKETASKIVIECLSKKVMGEMEPEAAKELTLCWTFFPRDWFRFAWNFPGTGVYRIVKARNRMMKVIKETVVKKRASGKKLGEFFETIFGDTESVTMSIEIATEYIFTLFVLANETTPGVLAATIKLISDNPKVMQELRREHEGIVQDKIKKDETADLTWEDYKSMTFTQMVINESLRITSTVPTVLRIIDHEIQFGDYTIPAGWIFMGYPYVHFNPEKYDDPLAFNPWRWKGKDLSTIVSKTYLPFGSGTRLCVGAEFVKLQMAIFIHHLFRYRWSMKAETTLLRRFILVLPRGSDVQIS; this is encoded by the exons ATGGTAGAGGTTTATGAGTTCTGGGCCGTGATAGTTTCACTCATAGTGGTAAAGCTGTGTCACTGGATCTACCAGTGGAAAAATCCAAAAGGAAATGGAAAACTTCCTCCAGGATCTATGGGTTATCCAATCATCGGAGAGACTTTCGAGTTCATGAAGCTTCATGATGCTATTCAGTTACCAACATTCGTTAAGGAGAAATTACTCAG ACATGGACCAGTTTTTAGGACAAGCTTATTTGGAGGCAAAGTTATCATTTCGACTGATATTGGATTGAACATGGAGATCGCAAAGACAAATCATATTCCCGGTATGCCGAAGAGCTTAGAGCGGTTATTTGGGGCAACCAACTTGTTTGTGAATAAGGATACTCATAAACATGCCCGCAGCTTGACAAACCAGTTTTTAGGTTCGCAAGCTTTAAAATTAAGGATGATTCAAGACATCGATTTCTTGGCTCGCACACACATGAAGGAAGGAGCTAGGAAAGGCTGCCTTGACGTCAAGGAAACTGCAAgcaag ATCGTTATTGAATGTCTTTCGAAGAAAGTAATGGGAGAGATGGAACCAGAGGCAGCAAAGGAACTCACACTCTGTTGGACATTTTTCCCAAGGGATTGGTTTCGATTCGCTTGGAATTTCCCGGGGACTGGTGTCTATCGCATAGTGAAG GCAAGAAATCGTATGATGAAGGTTATAAAGGAGACAGTAGTTAAAAAAAGAGCATCAGGAAAGAAATTGGGGGAGTTTTTCGAGACCATCTTTGGAGATACGGAAAGTGTAACTATGAGCATAGAGATTGCGACTGAGTACATATTTACTCTGTTTGTGCTTGCTAACGAAACAACACCAGGGGTCCTTGCGGCAACAATAAAGCTCATAAGTGATAACCCTAAAGTCATGCAGGAGTTACGGAGAGAACATGAAGGAATCGTCCAAGATAAGATTAAGAAGGATGAGACAGCTGACCTAACTTGGGAAGACTACAAATCAATGACTTTTACCCAGATG GTGATAAATGAGTCGCTTAGGATCACAAGCACGGTACCAACGGTGCTTAGAATAATTGATCATGAGATCCAATTTGGTGATTATACAATTCCGGCTGGTTGGATCTTTATGGGTTATCCTTATGTGCATTTCAATCCAGAGAAGTATGATGACCCTTTAGCTTTTAATCCATGGCGCTGGAAG GGAAAAGACTTGAGCACGATCGTCTCCAAGACTTACCTTCCCTTTGGCTCTGGTACTAGACTATGTGTGGGAGCTGAATTCGTTAAGTTGCAAATGGCCATTTTTATCCATCATTTGTTTAGATACAG GTGGTCAATGAAGGCAGAGACTACTTTACTTCGAAGATTTATACTTGTGCTTCCACGTGGATCTGATGTTCAAATCTCATAA
- the CYP702A5 gene encoding cytochrome P450, family 702, subfamily A, polypeptide 5 (''cytochrome P450, family 702, subfamily A, polypeptide 5'' (CYP702A5); FUNCTIONS IN: electron carrier activity, monooxygenase activity, iron ion binding, heme binding; INVOLVED IN: biological_process unknown; LOCATED IN: endomembrane system; CONTAINS InterPro DOMAIN/s: Cytochrome P450 (InterPro:IPR001128), Cytochrome P450, E-class, group IV (InterPro:IPR002403); BEST Arabidopsis thaliana protein match is: cytochrome P450, family 702, subfamily A, polypeptide 6 (TAIR:AT4G15396.1); Has 9874 Blast hits to 9860 proteins in 855 species: Archae - 39; Bacteria - 1382; Metazoa - 4188; Fungi - 1390; Plants - 2495; Viruses - 0; Other Eukaryotes - 380 (source: NCBI BLink).), translating into MVEVYEFWAVIVSLIVVKLCHWIYQWKNPKGNGKLPPGSMGYPIIGETFEFMKLHDAIQLPTFVKEKLLRHGPVFRTSLFGGKVIISTDIGLNMEIAKTNHIPGMPKSLERLFGATNLFVNKDTHKHARSLTNQFLGSQALKLRMIQDIDFLARTHMKEGARKGCLDVKETASKIVIECLSKKVMGEMEPEAAKELTLCWTFFPRDWFRFAWNFPGTGVYRIVKARNRMMKVIKETVVKKRASGKKLGEFFETIFGDTESVTMSIEIATEYIFTLFVLANETTPGVLAATIKLISDNPKVMQELRREHEGIVQDKIKKDETADLTWEDYKSMTFTQMVINESLRITSTVPTVLRIIDHEIQFGDYTIPAGWIFMGYPYVHFNPEKYDDPLAFNPWRWKT; encoded by the exons ATGGTAGAGGTTTATGAGTTCTGGGCCGTGATAGTTTCACTCATAGTGGTAAAGCTGTGTCACTGGATCTACCAGTGGAAAAATCCAAAAGGAAATGGAAAACTTCCTCCAGGATCTATGGGTTATCCAATCATCGGAGAGACTTTCGAGTTCATGAAGCTTCATGATGCTATTCAGTTACCAACATTCGTTAAGGAGAAATTACTCAG ACATGGACCAGTTTTTAGGACAAGCTTATTTGGAGGCAAAGTTATCATTTCGACTGATATTGGATTGAACATGGAGATCGCAAAGACAAATCATATTCCCGGTATGCCGAAGAGCTTAGAGCGGTTATTTGGGGCAACCAACTTGTTTGTGAATAAGGATACTCATAAACATGCCCGCAGCTTGACAAACCAGTTTTTAGGTTCGCAAGCTTTAAAATTAAGGATGATTCAAGACATCGATTTCTTGGCTCGCACACACATGAAGGAAGGAGCTAGGAAAGGCTGCCTTGACGTCAAGGAAACTGCAAgcaag ATCGTTATTGAATGTCTTTCGAAGAAAGTAATGGGAGAGATGGAACCAGAGGCAGCAAAGGAACTCACACTCTGTTGGACATTTTTCCCAAGGGATTGGTTTCGATTCGCTTGGAATTTCCCGGGGACTGGTGTCTATCGCATAGTGAAG GCAAGAAATCGTATGATGAAGGTTATAAAGGAGACAGTAGTTAAAAAAAGAGCATCAGGAAAGAAATTGGGGGAGTTTTTCGAGACCATCTTTGGAGATACGGAAAGTGTAACTATGAGCATAGAGATTGCGACTGAGTACATATTTACTCTGTTTGTGCTTGCTAACGAAACAACACCAGGGGTCCTTGCGGCAACAATAAAGCTCATAAGTGATAACCCTAAAGTCATGCAGGAGTTACGGAGAGAACATGAAGGAATCGTCCAAGATAAGATTAAGAAGGATGAGACAGCTGACCTAACTTGGGAAGACTACAAATCAATGACTTTTACCCAGATG GTGATAAATGAGTCGCTTAGGATCACAAGCACGGTACCAACGGTGCTTAGAATAATTGATCATGAGATCCAATTTGGTGATTATACAATTCCGGCTGGTTGGATCTTTATGGGTTATCCTTATGTGCATTTCAATCCAGAGAAGTATGATGACCCTTTAGCTTTTAATCCATGGCGCTGGAAG ACTTGA
- the CYP702A5 gene encoding cytochrome P450, family 702, subfamily A, polypeptide 5 (''cytochrome P450, family 702, subfamily A, polypeptide 5'' (CYP702A5); FUNCTIONS IN: electron carrier activity, monooxygenase activity, iron ion binding, heme binding; INVOLVED IN: biological_process unknown; LOCATED IN: endomembrane system; CONTAINS InterPro DOMAIN/s: Cytochrome P450 (InterPro:IPR001128), Cytochrome P450, E-class, group IV (InterPro:IPR002403); BEST Arabidopsis thaliana protein match is: cytochrome P450, family 702, subfamily A, polypeptide 6 (TAIR:AT4G15396.1); Has 9216 Blast hits to 9194 proteins in 826 species: Archae - 37; Bacteria - 1250; Metazoa - 3906; Fungi - 1322; Plants - 2331; Viruses - 0; Other Eukaryotes - 370 (source: NCBI BLink).): MVEVYEFWAVIVSLIVVKLCHWIYQWKNPKGNGKLPPGSMGYPIIGETFEFMKLHDAIQLPTFVKEKLLRHGPVFRTSLFGGKVIISTDIGLNMEIAKTNHIPGSQALKLRMIQDIDFLARTHMKEGARKGCLDVKETASKIVIECLSKKVMGEMEPEAAKELTLCWTFFPRDWFRFAWNFPGTGVYRIVKARNRMMKVIKETVVKKRASGKKLGEFFETIFGDTESVTMSIEIATEYIFTLFVLANETTPGVLAATIKLISDNPKVMQELRREHEGIVQDKIKKDETADLTWEDYKSMTFTQMVINESLRITSTVPTVLRIIDHEIQFGDYTIPAGWIFMGYPYVHFNPEKYDDPLAFNPWRWKT; encoded by the exons ATGGTAGAGGTTTATGAGTTCTGGGCCGTGATAGTTTCACTCATAGTGGTAAAGCTGTGTCACTGGATCTACCAGTGGAAAAATCCAAAAGGAAATGGAAAACTTCCTCCAGGATCTATGGGTTATCCAATCATCGGAGAGACTTTCGAGTTCATGAAGCTTCATGATGCTATTCAGTTACCAACATTCGTTAAGGAGAAATTACTCAG ACATGGACCAGTTTTTAGGACAAGCTTATTTGGAGGCAAAGTTATCATTTCGACTGATATTGGATTGAACATGGAGATCGCAAAGACAAATCATATTCCCG GTTCGCAAGCTTTAAAATTAAGGATGATTCAAGACATCGATTTCTTGGCTCGCACACACATGAAGGAAGGAGCTAGGAAAGGCTGCCTTGACGTCAAGGAAACTGCAAgcaag ATCGTTATTGAATGTCTTTCGAAGAAAGTAATGGGAGAGATGGAACCAGAGGCAGCAAAGGAACTCACACTCTGTTGGACATTTTTCCCAAGGGATTGGTTTCGATTCGCTTGGAATTTCCCGGGGACTGGTGTCTATCGCATAGTGAAG GCAAGAAATCGTATGATGAAGGTTATAAAGGAGACAGTAGTTAAAAAAAGAGCATCAGGAAAGAAATTGGGGGAGTTTTTCGAGACCATCTTTGGAGATACGGAAAGTGTAACTATGAGCATAGAGATTGCGACTGAGTACATATTTACTCTGTTTGTGCTTGCTAACGAAACAACACCAGGGGTCCTTGCGGCAACAATAAAGCTCATAAGTGATAACCCTAAAGTCATGCAGGAGTTACGGAGAGAACATGAAGGAATCGTCCAAGATAAGATTAAGAAGGATGAGACAGCTGACCTAACTTGGGAAGACTACAAATCAATGACTTTTACCCAGATG GTGATAAATGAGTCGCTTAGGATCACAAGCACGGTACCAACGGTGCTTAGAATAATTGATCATGAGATCCAATTTGGTGATTATACAATTCCGGCTGGTTGGATCTTTATGGGTTATCCTTATGTGCATTTCAATCCAGAGAAGTATGATGACCCTTTAGCTTTTAATCCATGGCGCTGGAAG ACTTGA